CCTccgtgaaagaaagaaaaggtggggCTGAGGGTTCCTTTAACACCCAGGTGACAACGCAGGAAAATCCACACATCTGTAGACCTAGCTTTGGTGTTCAGGGCTTGGGAGGAAGGCTCCTTACTGTTCTTGGTCTCTGCTGAAGATGCCCTGATGAAACGGGGCTTGCCCTCGGTAGAAGCGTAGGACATCCCTAAGTGGGGATAGTGaaggctgggggggaggggttcTACTTACGGTTTTCACTCAGGCCAAGAGGGCTGCGAAGATTTAGGTGACAGCCAATCTGAGAGCTGGAAGGCTGGCTGGTATGAACTTTGGAGGCTCTGAAGGGAGAATCTTGCCAGTCCACGTGCCTGTGATGTCTAGCCACAGGGGCCAGGAAGGGGGTGTCCCTGCACACAGGCCTTCACTGCTTTCTCCTGCCAGGATCGCCCCCCtgctgccctcctcccaccccactcagACTCCACCTAAAAAACAAGAAGCAGGTCCACTCTCATCCAGGCTCCATATCCCTTCTAACGTCCCTTCTAACTCTAATGCCAGCTCCTCCCACCATCCCCAAGGTGTTGCTCTAGCCTCTTAGAAAAGCTCCAACTCCCAGGGCACAGGGCCCCCCAGCTTTCAGACTCCCCACAGGCTCTGGGGCACCGGGAGTGCGTGGCCATATTGCTTGCTTCCTCAGCACAGGGCTTCTACCTCATGCTGGTCCTTTTCTCTCTTAGCTCAGGAAGTAACCATTGGAAGGCGGTGGCCATGAAGACCTTCTCTCTGCTGCTGGTGTCCCTGCTCCTGGCATTGGTgctaggagagaaggaagaaggtcACTCCAGGTTGGGGTGAGAAGGAAGGGGTCAGGTGCCGGGGAGGAGGCTTGGGGGGTGACTGGGTTCTATTTTCAAGGGGGAGATGAGAAAGGGAGGAATCCCAGGCCAAGAGGAAAGATGTTCGACGGAAAAAAACTTTTCAGCAGTCTGAGTGCAGAGTGAGGCTAGAACcagggagtcttttttttttctttttgcggtacgcgggcctctcactgccgcggcctctcccgttgcggcgcacaggttccggacacgcaggctcagcggccatggctcacgggcccagccgctccgcggcacgtgggatcttcccggaccggggcacgaacccgtgtcccctgcatcggcaggcggactcccaaccaccgcgccaccagggaagccccagggagtcTTTTTTTACGAGCTACTGTTGTAGCTGGAGAGAGTGTGCTTAGATCTCTGGAAGGACTTCTCAGTGGTTAAGTGTCTGAAGTAGACGATAGCATCTCCCTTCCTAATGAAAGCCTTAACCAGTCACTTATGTGTGCGTTTGATCAAATTTTACAGCaggcttcctgtgtgccaggcacaaggGATATACCTGAAGAGTGGTCCACAAATGCCACCTGCCCCCGTGGAGCATATAGGCCCAAGGGGAAAGCAGATGAAGAACCATCTAGGCAAAGCTTCAAACTGTCATGAGCGCTGTGAGGAAAAGGCAGGGAAGATTATGAATGACTATAGCAGGGAGCTCTGTTTGTGTGTTCGGGAGGCCGAGAGACGTGTCTGCGTAGAGTTAGGCCTTCTCATATGCAAGGACCAGCCATATGCCCCTGTCAACTTGGCTGAGTTTGAGATGCAGctgtcacatatatacaaggaCAGACAACATCGTGCAGAAGTTAAAGACCGTAGACCTGGACCCGGACTACCTGGGGTAAACCCTGGATCATACCTACACTGTATGCTAAGTTAATCTCTTTGCACGGTGGTTTCCTCACTTACCAAAGGGAGATCTACATAGTGTCTGCCTCCTTGGGGTGGTGTGAGGATTTAGTAAGTTTCTGTATTAAAGGGCTTGTAGAGGACCTGACTCATAGTAAGTGCTGTTGTATGAGAGCTCACTATTGTTAGGAAACTGAGAACCAAAGAACTGAATCTGGTGGGGCCAGGGCAAGAGGAGCAAAGGAGAAAACTATGGCTCAGTCCTTAGGGATGAGGGGGACCCCTGATCTTTGCCCAGAAGCAGAGCCTCAAACACCGAGGATGCTGGAAGTGGGTGCTTGAGCTGAGGATAAAGCCCCAGGGGCTTGATGCATGGACAAGAGGGTGTCTCCATAAAAACTGACTCCCTAGAAATGGGCTGCTTCCTTTCCAAATAGCAGCCCCTGCTGGTGACAATCATTTATCTTCGCACCCTCTGCTCCTTCTATGGCATCCtagtttccctctctctcccctccctgcccctcagaTTCCACACTAAGGCCAGCGGCTCCCAACCACGAGGCCCCAGGTACGCTGAAGGCACTTTCATCAGTGACTATAGCATCGCCATGGACAAGATCCGCCAACAAGATTTTGTGAACTGGCTGCTGGCGCAGAAGGGGAAGAAGAGCGAGTGAGTCATGCGtgcccttccctgctccctgTGCCCCCGTGTGATGCACAAGGCCAGGTGGCACCTTTCGCTTAGGTGCTGCTGGGGAGCTGGACTGCATGGCGGCCCTGCCTGGGACCCTGGCTCAGGCAGCAGTCTGGTCGGGGGTTGGGGCAGGATTTGGGCAACTTTCCAATCCTTTTCTTCTAAGAGGAGGGGTCGGGAAGATGTATGGGACTCACAGAGGATCCCCGGGGGGCTGGGCATGAACCAGGGGAGCTGAATTGCTGCCAATGACTACTTGGTGGCGGCAGCTTCAGACTTTGGAAATAGGATAAACTGCTTTCATCGTTCTTCTCTATGCAAAATCTTTTCCCCTGCCCTCACTGTTTGGCCAGCATGGTAGCTCCTGAAAAGCTTGTCACTGATAGCTGAAGACAAGCAGCGGGGAGGCTGAGTAGAGAAAGAGTTCCCCTCTGCTCCTTGGGTTGAGGTACCAAAAGATTTGGAGCTTCTTTGGGCTGGAGAACATCTGGAGTCCCGCCTGGCCCCACCCACTCCCTAATCTTTATTTTACCAGCTGGAAACACAACATCACCCAGAGGGAGGCCCGGGCCCTAGAGCTGGCCCATCAATCTAACAGGAAGGAGGAGGCAAGGGCGCAGCAGGGGTGAGTCAGCCCACAGGGGAAGGGGTCagcggtgggggcggggggcctcTTGACCCCACCTCATTG
Above is a genomic segment from Phocoena sinus isolate mPhoSin1 chromosome 20, mPhoSin1.pri, whole genome shotgun sequence containing:
- the GIP gene encoding gastric inhibitory polypeptide isoform X1 produces the protein MKTFSLLLVSLLLALVLGEKEEGHSRLGFHTKASGSQPRGPRYAEGTFISDYSIAMDKIRQQDFVNWLLAQKGKKSDWKHNITQREARALELAHQSNRKEEARAQQGSLPKNPSDDGLLKDLQIRELLSWIVDQMELCRLRFQ
- the GIP gene encoding gastric inhibitory polypeptide isoform X2, encoding MKTFSLLLVSLLLALVLGEKEEGHSRFHTKASGSQPRGPRYAEGTFISDYSIAMDKIRQQDFVNWLLAQKGKKSDWKHNITQREARALELAHQSNRKEEARAQQGSLPKNPSDDGLLKDLQIRELLSWIVDQMELCRLRFQ